GGCGGCAAGCGCGCGGCGATGGCCGACCCGGCGCTGGCCGAGCGCACCACGGGCTATGTGCGGGGCGGCATCTCGCCCCTGGGCCAGCGCAAACGGCTCACGACGGTCCTGGACGCGTCGGCCTCGGAGCACGCGACGATCTGCGTCTCGGCGGGCCGCCGCGGCCTGGAGGTCGAGCTGTCCCCCGACGACCTCGCCAAGCTGACCGACGCGGTCCGCGCGCCGATCGGCCGCGTGTAACCACTCGACGAGGGCGCCGTTCTCGGCCAATCAGACAGAACATGTCGAAGAGAACGCGCAAACGCAAGTGGCGCACCAGGAAGGGACGGGCGAACCACGGCCGCCGCCCCGCCTGGACCAGGCGACGGCGACGAGACCCGCGTCGGCTCGGCGGGAGCTACGCCGGCTTGTCCCCGTACGGCGCGGGCCAGGGGTCCGGCTCCGGGTCCCTGGGGCCGAACAGTCCGGTCAGTCCCAGGTGGACGACGAGCGCCGCCAGTGACCAGGCCAGCAGCGCGCCCTTCGCGCCCAGCTTCAGCGGCGCGTCGAACGTCACGCCCTTGCCCACGTCCTTCGCGTGCGCGATCACGTCCTGTGCGGGTCCGAGCCACACGCCGACCCGCCACGCCAGGAGCGAGCCGAGCAGTCCGCCGACGCCCAGCGCCACCACCAGCGGCACGCCGCCGCGCCGCCGCAGCAGGAAGGCCACGAGCCCGCTGAGCGCCCCGAACGCCAGCGCGAGCAGCGTGAACGTTCCGTCGACGCCGATCGCCTGCTCGCCC
The Streptomyces sp. NBC_01723 genome window above contains:
- a CDS encoding AAA family ATPase gives rise to the protein MTAPLNPPPPPNERPPYRGGPVPPPVGAHAVGTAPGAPYDHHGEQDGPGMLTEVRQAAVAVLAIALSGVLLGVLWWKLAPTVPLVGDVVDERWVVFLKESEGEQAIGVDGTFTLLALAFGALSGLVAFLLRRRGGVPLVVALGVGGLLGSLLAWRVGVWLGPAQDVIAHAKDVGKGVTFDAPLKLGAKGALLAWSLAALVVHLGLTGLFGPRDPEPDPWPAPYGDKPA